The genomic stretch GCTTGGTTTTAGAAATCAACCGAGGATAAAATCTTTGTTTATTTTACaaaatttttattttaacctATATTTTTAAGACAAGACTGAACCTAAATTATTTTGACacaaaataaaattgaatttttgaaGCAGAGCAGAACCTGAACACAACCTAAATATAACAAAATTAAAAAACATATACAAATGATTAACCAACTAAGGCAAAAATCTAAAATGAAAAATCTTGAACAGGCGTGTTAAAGTCATCATCCGTGAATGATATATAGTctttaaacacctataatttgaATGACATGTGAAAACAATTAGGATAGAAGAACAATAACTTTAAACcttcaataacaacaacattaATTATTCAATCAATAAATATATATTACTAAGTCACATAAAATATTTACTTATTAATTTTCTCATATCCCTTTTTTATGATCATAACGAAAAACATGCTTATCTTCTAtatcattttcatatgagataTGCACACGTGTTGCGAAAGAAAGGTTTTAAGAAATATCAAGAGTTAAATCTTGATTTTCAGCACTATCAGGAATATATTTTCCTTGTAGAACAATTGACCATCTAATGTTAGAAGGGTCAATGGCATAAAAAATTTGTTTTTACTAGGATGCCATGATGAATGATTCATTCATATAAGCGACCTTGGAAAAGTTAACGCATGTGAATCCTAATTCGTCAGTTTGTACATCAGTGTTGTTGTCAATCCACTTGCACTTATATAAAGACACCTTAAGTATAACATAAGCAATTTCCCAAATATCCTCAATGACATCAAAGTACGACCTAGATTCCATTACATGATTCTTATCTTTGGAACTAGATAAGTACATGGATTTAGCCCCAACCATAACTCAACTATTTTGCATGGTATTAAGATCATCCATAGATTTCGTATCGAAAGAAAATGTACTAATGTTGTGTGCACTCCTAGTTATTACATTAAACTTAGACATATATGACATCCATTTAATTGTCTCAGATGCACTCATATATGACAAACATTTTTTACTTATCCAGAAGAATTTTCCCTTAGACAGTCTTGTGAGCGGACAAGTAAGGTTGAACTTTATCAACATTATTCAATATATATAAATGTGCTTGAAGAGCTAAATCTAGTGCTATTGTTTTAACATTTAAACCATGATTACATTTACCTTCATATCTTCCATCATGAGAATACTTCCTATAGAATATGCTTCtgacaaatagtttgaataaaactcaatagcttcttcttTGATATACCTTTCAACAATCAAAGCTTCCGAGCGGTAATTATTCTTTGTATACCATTTAAAAATCATCATATATTTCTTTATCAGATACGTCCACCTTAAGTAAACCGTGCAACAAAATCTAGTCTCCATGACTAAAACAATTAAGTGAACCATAATGTTAAAAAAGGATGACGAGAAATACATCTCTTATTGACACAAAATAATTTATTCCTCATATTCCAACTCATCTAAACTCTATGGATCAATGATTTTATAACAAATAGCATTGAAGAATCAACACAATATAGTGATATTTTCCTTTACTTTTTTTGGCAAAATGCCACGAATAGGCACTGGTATAAGTTGTTACATAAAGACATGAAAATCATGAGACTTTAATCTAATTAATTTGAGATCTTTCAATGACACAAGTTTCTTGTCATTTGAAGATTAGCCTTGAGGAACTTTTATCGGGTCTCAAAATTAACCTTGCAAAATGCAAGATCTATGGTTTGAATTTGAAAACTGCCTTCATTTCTACTACTTCAACTGTCTTGTCTTTGGAGTGGGATCTCTTTCTTTCACTTTTTTAGGTGTGGAGGTGGGAATTAATCCGAGGAAAAGATCAACTTGGAAGAGCACAGTTTTTAAGATCCAGAATATGTTGGCTGCTTGGTGAGGGAAATTCATGTCTCAAGGAGGAAGAATCACAATGATAAACATTGTTTTAACTAACATATTGATCTATCCTTTTTATTTTTCAGGGCTCCAAAGGCGATAATATATCATTATTATTTTGCGGAATTTTATCTAGGGAAGTGTGGAAGGTCAAAGAAAGTGTGTTGGGTAAGTTGGGATTTGGTTCGCAGGAGTAAGAAGGAGGGGGGACTAGGCATCAAGCATTGTGGTTTCTTTAATCAAGCTCTCCTTTGCAAATGGTTGTGGAGGATTATTTCAGAGCTTTCACCTCTTTGGAAGGATCTTTGATCTTTAGATATATATGGATATTTACACTCTAAAATTCTAAATCAAACTATTTGATCTCGGAAGCAGAAAGATTCGACTTGGTAGAGAGATTTGATGAATCTTCTAGTCACTTCTAACTCCATTAGTAACTGGGCTTTTCACCATATTAGCTGCAAATTGGGCTTTGGTAATTTGATTGGTTTTTGGAATTTTAGATGGATGGGAAATAAAACTCTTTCTTCTGTTTTTCCTCTTCTTTATAGCATTGCTGACAATCCCGAAGCGAAGATAGTAGATGAAGGTGCTTGTAACAATGACATTTGGCATTGAAATATCCATCTTAACAAGGTATTTCTGAACTCTGATAAATATTTTCAATTGTTGGAGTTGTATCAACTTCTCCTTCATGTTAAACCTTCTCTTGGCATTGAAGACTGTTTCATTTGGTGGTCTGCTAATGGAAATTTTTCGATTAGTAGTGTTTGCTCAGTTCTCACGGGTTTGCACGTCGATTCTGATCGAAGGTTGACGTTTGAATCTCAGATTTTGCAAACTGTTTGGAGGTCTAACATCCCTAGTAAGATTCAAGTTTCCTATTGGAGATTGATTCTCAATCGTCTTCCAAAAAAATCCCAATTGCGTCACTGCGGTATTCTGGTTGGGTCAAATAATTTCGTTTGCTAGTTGTACTCTAATTATGTTGAAGATGTGGTTCACCTCTTCTATTTCTGTTCTTTCAGTATCACTGTCTGGAACCGAGTGTGTTGTTGGCTTGGCATTGACTCGTTAGGAATGACGGCGACAGTGGTAGAACACTTTGAaatattttatgtttgtttgaaAAAAGGTCTACAACAAGCAACATGTGTGTTTATTCTGGTCTTGTGTTTGTTGGGTTCTTTGGTTGCTAAGGAATTTGATCATTTTCAAATCGGAGAAGGTGGCTGGATGAGATTGTTTGGATAATATCAAGAGGTCTACTTGAGAGTGGTTTCAagttttttttagaaaaaataaTATCTTTTGAGATGGGAGGATTGGTTGGTTTATCCAACTAGATGTATTTCTTAGTTTTTTCTAACTTATTGTCTTTCATATTAAAATATTAATAGTATAATTGCAAACATAATTTAAATGGCCTACAAAATAATTTTATATGCAAATAAAAAACTAAATATCAACTATTATTTTTCTAATATACCGTATCGCATTCTAGTTGGTTATAAAACATATATTGTGTTGGTTTTTCCTttcctttatttttcttttaattaatAGCTTGAAAAATTATAAGTAATATATTTGTATACGTAATAAAATACAGTTTCATTTGTTTCATGTTAAAAATAAAAGcatataaaataataaaaaacaaaagaaaaaaatatgACTACAAAAACTTAAAAATAAAATCATCATATAGAATTTCACATTTACAAAATCTAATAATTGAAATAGATTTACAAGATAACAGAACTAAATCTTTGTACAATTATAAAACAAAAAttctataaaaaaaaattatgaacCCGGGTTAAGGAAATGAAGCACCATGATTCTAGCTAGCTCTCATCGTTTGTCTCCATTATGTCTTCATCATACATCACCTCAATATTCTTCTTAAGAATCTTGGAGGTTGGTGTTGCAAATCGAGCCGAGAAAGACCTTGAAAAATCATCATCATTGGAATAACCATCATCAAAATTCTGTAAATAAGAGCTAGGATCATACAAAAACACAGTTGGTGAAGATGATCTAAATGTTCTCCTCTTGTTTTCTCTCTTGATCTTCCTCCACAGTGTTTTCAACCTAGTTATCTTGATTTTACTCATAAATTCATTGACACATACAATAGGGTCATTGCCAATTCTCTCATAACTTGACCAAATGCAGTTGTTTCTTGATCCTAGACAGTCGCAATTTTCAAGATCCATGGTGTATGAAGTAGAGAACAAAGGAAGTGCAAATTAGTTTAAAGAACCAATGTGTTGGAGTGCATTTACTAAAACTAAAACTAAAGGCTATTTATATAGTGATGGTATGAACCactttcctttccctttttctCAATCTTCTCATCACCACCTCAGCAAAGCACATACTTTGAGCTAAATTGGACCAGCAAAAAGAAATGATTTTTTTTGGATAATCGAGAAATTTCAAAATTTCCTTTTGATGTCAGCATTTCAAGTTGTTACTATATATTTTTTAAAAGCAATATTAAAAATTCTTTCTATGTCAGCAAAACAAGTCGGTATGATATTATTTTTTAAAGATTCCTAGTATAGTGACTGTAATACTACGTAGTCACATGGGGCATGACTTAATTGTCAAGTTATACATTTGTCGAAAGATAAACAATGAATGAATGTTTCCATAATGAATGTTTCGAACACCTaagaattttcaaaatgaattttgtttttttaacaaataaaatttatttttgaCTATCATTCACActtttaatataaaaataattattactttttcaattatattatttaattattattttttatacTACTTTGAACGTATCTATAAgtttaatttaataaaaatttaaCATCTTATAAcaatattattatatttttaatcTGTTTGCAAAAATCTTAAACGATAGTCATTTTAAAATGGAAATAGTATTTTACAAACAAAACACTTCTAATTAAGAAAACCACTTGCAAATGACTATCACAAGGTTAAATTCAAATCAAACACTACTAGAAAAAACACATTTAACATTGGACGTGAAATGCATTTAACCTTGACTACAAAGACGAGATAATGAAGGGTGTCATAAAAAGTGCACACTTTAactctcggttttaaaataacCGACGAGTATATGAAAAAGTCATGTGTTTGATCCCCAGGAAGACCTTTATGAAATTCCTAAATGGTGAAAACGCATACCCCATCGATTTTATAATTTCACCAATAGATATACCATATTTTCACATCGGTTATCTACTAAAACAGAGGGATTAAACAATTTTGGGTTTATTAAATCTAATGTGGATTTCTTATTTCACTAAACTCTATACTAAACATATAAGTTTTCAAAATTGGTTAGaaaaataattatatgaacaatTATATTATATTTGAAGAAAAACTTACATTGATTACTGATTTGAAGCATCGtgcaactcatcattcatctcacgctgtttttttattaaaatttcTCCAATGTTTCAAGTTCTTTTTTCAACACTTCATTTTTCTACTAATTCATTATTGAAAGCATAAAATTCGATACtttgaaaaatgaacaaatatgGAGGAAAGTTGAACAAAATCTAGAAGTATTGGggaaattttaaaaataaaacaacatgagatgaatgatgagttgcaGAATGCTAAAAAATCATTAATCAGTGTAAGATAAGTTTGATATACAACATAACTTTGCATAACTTTAGGTAGTAGAACaattaaacaacaacaacaacaataacatcaacaactCAAAAACAACAGTTTACATTAAACAACAACTCAAAAAAGCAATCTCTTAACAAAACTACAACAACATCATCAATAAACCTATAACATAAATAAGTTTATACAACCATAACAAGATTAAAACTATAGGGTTTAGggtctcaacaacaacaacaacaacaacaatgtcaataaACTTATAATATAAATTTGcttaaacaacaacaacaatattaaaccTCTAGGGTTTAGGGTCTCAATAACGGACctgaacaacaacaacaacattatcaaTTAACCTATAATATAAAAATgtttaaacaacaacaataacTATAAGATAAAACCTCTAGGGTTTCGGAtctcaacaacaataacaacaacaataagaataATGTGAGTAGTGATGTTTGAACTACTAAATCTctgaagaagaagtaaaagaaAATGATTTGGATCTCTAAAGAAGAAACGAGAGCACTTAACACATAATATCTTTGAATTGAAGATAATATGTGTTTATAGCTCTCATTGTTTATGGCTCTTCGTTAGGGTTATGTTTGTGTTGTTTAGACAAATAAAACTGGATGCTAAAGGtaaagttatatatatatatatatatatatatatatatatatatatatatatatcagaaAAGCATATTCATCTCGGTTGGAAAGAAAATCGAGATGAAAAGTAGCGTActtttagattaaaaataaaatattcaagaAAATGCCACTTTTAACGAGATAAAAACATAAATTGAGATTGATAGAATTTGAAGCATGTATATTTAATAGATTTACTCATCAGTTTTTAAAATAATCGacataatatattatatatttcttttaaagaaaaaatatggtGCGTTTATGAATTATACCACGAGAATTATACCTCGacataatatattatatatttacTCATCGGTGGACCTAGGGGGTACCTGCATGGTTAGCACTCTAACGTCCAAGTCCATTTAGGGTTCAAGATACTGGTAGTGAAAATGGATATTAGAGATTATGTACCCGAGAACCCCTTACGAATGTACTTATACCTTGGGCCTGACAAAATAGGATGGATAGTGGACCTCGTGCTATTAGGTCTTTCATCGACGCATAGCAGTGGGTATCAGATCTTTGTTCGGCACAAAACTGTTTCCCCCAAGACTCGTCGAGCATGTTTGATGTCGGGAGAGTCTTTCGGTAGTAGTGTCTAACCTTAAAAAGTGTTCTTCCAAGCGTCAGCTCGAATGTGCCCAATTGGTTTTTCCAAAGCGTGATGCAGATGTGAGCGTTAAATTCAATTCCATTATTGAAACGCTCCACTGGTTTTCTTTGACGTGTGACCCAAAAAGGTGTGGGCTGatgtgacacaactttctgtgTACTCGAGTGCACTTGAGTATGGTTGTCTTCCTAGATGAAATATGACTGTTGATTTGTCCTTGTTTCCTACTTTTGATCTGATTCATTCGATTGCCTTTGCTTATATAAATATGGAGAGATATCCTGGAAAAACATTTTAGCCATCTTGTAGACTAAGTTTCCCTTGTCTTTTTTAGTCTTTCCTTCTTATCTGAAAGCACTTGTCTTATAGAGTTACCATCATTGCACATTCATAATTTTAAAGCATTAAAGTTTCAAATTTTCATTTCCCTTCCTTGCTTCAGCGTTTTCGCCCTCATACATAAATGTACCTTATCTCCTCCTCATCTTTTACTCAAGTTTTTATCGCATTTTCATTACGATGAGTGGTAACTCTATTATCGTCGGGAGTGACTATAAGGGAAGTGTTTCTTTGTCTTCGAAAAAGGGAATGGTGTCTGAATCACATTCCTTCCCCTCTATCAGTGGGGGTTTTAAATCAATAATCCTCAATTTTAGAGATGATTCAAAGATGGAAGAGTCGTCTAGAGAATCTCCTTCAGAAGAATATTTCTCTATGAATACTCTGGAATCTCTATTTCCTGTGATATCTTACGCGGGTGAAAACCTTGTCGAGAGACTAATGCCTCCTCCTGTCTTGAACGGGGAAGAAATAGGGGATGCCCTCCAAACGTTGGAATGTGTTGGTCGCTTTATCAAAACATACTGGGAGTCAATTGGTCATGACCCTAATGACATTGACATTGCTCGTCATATGAAGTGTTAGGGGAGGTACAATGTTGTGTCTTGGGTCAATCCCGATGACCATCATAGAGCTGATTTATTGGCATGTATGGGTCTTAGATTAATATAGTTGGCCAATACTAATACTTACCATTATGTGGCCTCCGAAATAGTTGGGACTCCTTCCATCTTGAAACAGTCGAAGCCGTAACCCATGCCAACATCATGGTCGGCGATTCCCCGAATTGGGAGATTCTACCAGTAGGTCCATATGAGAGGGTATGCAACTATTTCGAGGGTTGTTCGGTTCCTCTGTACGAGTGTCTCTTTACCAGGTTAGGGATATGTCTGCCCTTCTCTATTTTTGAGGTGGCCTTTATGAACCATCTGAAAGTTTCCCCCTTACAGCTTCATCGTGAAGCTTGGGCTTTCATGATAGTGTTCCAACTTTATGTCGAGTACAAATCTTGGAAGCCTTCATTATGGCTCCTCTTTTATATTTTCTTTGTAGCTCATACATTGCTGGATGATGCTCGGGATCAAGGATTAATCTCGTTTTGTCCTCAAGTACCTTGGTTCAACTGTTTCGCTTCTGACTGGGGTTATTTTCTAGAGCATTTCATATAGGTGAAACCCTTCACTTACGAGGCGCATATGGCCTTTTGTTCGTCTTCGAATCTGATGGAAAGCGCCCGCTCTTATAGAGGTAGTTTTCGAGAATATTGGTCCAGTGTTCATTTCTATCGGCCTTTCCCTTTTTGTCACCCAGGCTAACATTTTTGTCTCCCGAGAAAGTGAAGATGAAAGGGTATTTACATTCCCGGTATCATGGACTCGGGTGTGAAGAAGAGTTTGGTACCTGTGAAGAACTTTCCTTTCAGCAAAAGAAAAGACGGATAGA from Lathyrus oleraceus cultivar Zhongwan6 chromosome 7, CAAS_Psat_ZW6_1.0, whole genome shotgun sequence encodes the following:
- the LOC127104954 gene encoding uncharacterized protein LOC127104954 → MDLENCDCLGSRNNCIWSSYERIGNDPIVCVNEFMSKIKITRLKTLWRKIKRENKRRTFRSSSPTVFLYDPSSYLQNFDDGYSNDDDFSRSFSARFATPTSKILKKNIEVMYDEDIMETNDES